CATTACTGATTGCTGTAGATCCCGGTTCCATTCCAGTGCGTTCATGCTAAGATCGAGATGCGCATCTATTGTAAACATATTGGTAATTTATTAACGTAGTTTTTCATTGTGTTGTGGTAAAATAAATATTTTCCGGGAGATCCTATACATTTGAACCTTTATATCGAAAACGAGGGTGCTAAAAATACCAGGCACCATTCTTTGCTAAAGAAACATACACGGTATCACCTTTCACCACATTACATGTTCCTGCATCCACTATGACCGGATGAGTGCCCAGTAACACTTCCACTTCGTAATAACTGCCAAAATAATCTATCTTATTCACCGTTCCTTTCAGTCCTTTCCCGGCTGTTTTTGTTATTTTAAAATTCTCGGGGCGGATGAAGATATTTTTTCCATTGATCTCCACTCCTTTTAATCCGGCAAAAGCAGCCGCGTTGGCCGGTGTGATCAGGTTGTAGTTACCCAGCAAAGCAGCGGTGTATTCATTAACAGGCTGGCTATAAACTTCCTGCGGTGATCCTTTCTGAATGATCTCTCCATCTTTCATTACAAAAACATCATCCGCCCAGGGAAGTATATCCTGTGGATCATGCGACACCAGCATACAGGTGATATCCAGGCGTTCGCCGATATCATTGATCACAGATTTCAGGATATTTTTATGGATCATATCCAGGTTGGAGAAGGGTTCATCCAGTAATAATAGTCTGGGAGAAGAAATCAGTAATCTCGCCAAAGCAATCCGTTGTTTCTCTCCCCCGGATAACTGGTCGGTCTTACGTTTCAATAAATGACTGATCCGGCATACGGCATATAGGTCTGCCGCTTCTTCCTCTGAAAGCTTATTTGCATAGGACAGGATTTCTTCTACCCGGTAATTGTTGCGTAATTCAAAATGCTGGGATAGATATGCAATACCCGGATGCCCTGGTATCAATACTTCCAGCGGGCCTTCCACTTTTTTATTTTCAAATAAAACTTCGCCGGTATCCGTTTGTGTTAATCCTCCGATGATCTTTACCAGCGTACTTTTACCGGAACCCGTTTCACCGGCGATAGCAATTTTCTGAAATTGTTTCAGTGTAAAGTTGATATCCTTTAGTATATAAGCCCCCTGTAGTTGTTTGCTGATTTTTGATACCTGTAATAGATCCATATCTTCCGGAGAAATTTTTATTCAGCAATTAATTTTGTAACGCTGGCAGATTAAAAAAAACCTCCTGCATAAAAGCAGAAGGTTAAAATATTGCTGCAAAGATAAGGAATCCGGAATTGTTGTTATATGGGTATCTCCTGGCTTATTCCGCCCTTAACGATTTAACCGGGTTGGCCAGGGCCGTTTTCATCCCATGAAAGCTGATCGTGAGTACGGCCACTACAATGGCCAATACACCGCCTGCCACAAACATCCACCACGACAACTGAATATGATAATCCATTTTCAGCAACATCTTTTGCATCACCCAACCAGCCAGTGGAGCGGCGAATAAAAAGGCAATGAAAACGGGTTTCAGAAAATCTTTTGACAATGAAAACCACAGGCTGCCAAGGCTGGCGCCAAATACTTTCCGGATACTTACTTCCTTGTTGCGCCGCTCTGCCAGGAAGGCGGACAGCCCAAACAGTCCGAGACAGGAAATAAAAATAGCCATGCCCCCAAATACGTTTGCCATTTGCCCTACGGCCCGGAAATCCTCAAAACTTTTCTGGTATTCATCTTTGGTAAAGTGAAAAACAAATGGGAACCCGGGATTATTTTTCTTCACCACTTCTTCCATGCGGGCGATACATTCCTGCCAGTTTCCATTATTGACAATGCGTACAAAAAAATGGCTCATGTCCTTTTTTTGCAGGTTCACAATCATTGGTTGTGGTGCGGAAGCAGGATTATTGAAAACAAAATCCTGTAGCACGCCAATAACTGTTCTATCGCCCAACCTGGTCCCTACTATTGGTGCTTTGAGCCCCATTTTCTTTACGGCTGTCTGATTAATGAGGCAAGCCGAGTCGTCAGCACCATACGCAGGGCTGAAATCGCGGCCTTCCACTAGTTTGAATCCAACCGTTTTTACCCAGTTGTATTGTACATTGGCCACTGTTATACCAAAATCCTGATCCGGTGTTTTGCCTGGCCATTCCAGTCCGTTCATACCGGAACCAAAAGAAACCAGGTCGTCACTACCGGCTGATACACTTGTTACGCCCGGTATTTCCTGTAAATAATTTTTGACGATGTCAAATTTATCCCGCATATCGCCATCGGCCTGTATTTCAACCAGGTTTTCCTGGTCATAACCCATTGGCCGTTGCTCCACATAATGGATCTGTTTTATCGTAACGATGGTGACGATGATCAGGAAAATAGAAATGATAAACTGAAAAGTTACCAGTCCTTTTCGCAGCAGGCTATCCCCTTTCCCACCCGACTGTAGCCGTTTCAAGACCTTTACCGGCTGAAAATTGCTGAGAAAGAAGGCAGGGTAACTTCCTGCCACCAATCCGGTAAACAGCCCCATTCCGACTACCAGCAATATTACCTGCCAATTGAAAAAAGAAGGTGAAAATGTTTTTCCAATAAGCTGCATAGCAGCCGGCAAACTAATCCAGGCCAGCAGGAATCCAATAATCATTGCCACCAGGGAAAGCAACATGGCTTCACTCAGGAATTGAAAAATGAGCCGGCGCCGGGATGCCCCCATCACTTTTCTTACGCCTACTTCACGGGCGCGGCGTTCAGACCGGGCAGTAGCCAGGTTCATAAAATTTATGCAGGCGATCAGCAGTACAAACAATCCTATGAAACTAAGGATTCTGACCGTTTCAATGCTGCCGCCATTTTCATGGCCGTTTCTGAATCGTCCATGCAGCCGAAGGTCTGCCAGCGGATACGCGAACAAAGTAATATTCTTCTCTTCCTGTTTTTCTATAAAAAACTTTTTCAATTTCTCATTCAGAACAGCCAGATTAGCGTTAGGACTCATTTGTATCCAGGTAAAGATGCGGTTGTCATCCCATTTGTTCAGCCAGTTATTTTCTCTTTCATAAAGTGTAAAGGGAAGCACCATATCAAACCTGGTGTAACTGTTCTGCGGTATATCCCGGATCACCGCCCCTACTTTTAGGGAGGTTACATTGTTGCGTAGCAACATTTTCCCCATGGCATTTTCGGTTCCGAATAATCTTTTTGCGGTGCTTTCTGTGAGCACCACCGCACCGGGATCGCGCAATGCCGCTACAGGGTCGCCTTCCAGGGCAGGAAAGGTCATCATATTGAAATAATCCGGCTCGGCATAGATGCCGTTCTGATAGAGGCTTTTGTCTCCTGCACCGATCAGCTCCCTGGAGCGTTGACTGGTGCGGACCACATATTTTAATTCGGGTATTTCGCTACGAAGACTGGCAGCCAGCGGGCCGGGCATTGTTCTGCCGGTAGACGTTTCGCCGGCCAGTGCATGATGTTTCATCAGGATACAGATATCCTTCAGGTTGACATTAAACTTATCAAAACTCAACTCATCCATCACTACCAGCATGATAATGATGCTTGTTGCCAGGCCTACAGATAATCCACCAATATTGATGACAGCAGCGATTTTGTTTTTAGCGAGACTTCGCCAGGCCATTTTGAAGTAACTCTTTATCATAAATAATTTTGATACCCTGTTAGAGATAGACTTCCATCTATCTCTAATAAAATACCAGAATGATATCTCCTTGTTAATCTATTATTTATGATTTCTAAAACAATTTAAAATGATCGGTATTGCACATGCACTGTTCATTTACGAACGCTGCATCGATTATCCCACATGTAAATGAAAAATAATATTGCGCATACATTTATTAGCAATATTTTTATCCTATAAACAAGTACTATGTATCCAGCGAATTTCCCCCATACAGATTTCCGGTTACCAGCTATTGCGCCCGGTATTCACAAGATTCTCTTCATGCCACTCCTCCTGTTATTTACCATGACGTCATGGGCCACCACAAACCAGGACACCACTCAGCGTATAACCACCACCGTGGTTGTCAAAGGACTGGTGGCACATCCGCTTGTACTCGATATTAATAACATCAACCAGCTAAAAGTAGTAACAGGTCATCATCTCAACATCGTTGGTGCAACTGGGGACATCAAAAAAACATTTGATTCCTAC
The Chitinophaga sp. MM2321 DNA segment above includes these coding regions:
- a CDS encoding ABC transporter ATP-binding protein, translated to MDLLQVSKISKQLQGAYILKDINFTLKQFQKIAIAGETGSGKSTLVKIIGGLTQTDTGEVLFENKKVEGPLEVLIPGHPGIAYLSQHFELRNNYRVEEILSYANKLSEEEAADLYAVCRISHLLKRKTDQLSGGEKQRIALARLLISSPRLLLLDEPFSNLDMIHKNILKSVINDIGERLDITCMLVSHDPQDILPWADDVFVMKDGEIIQKGSPQEVYSQPVNEYTAALLGNYNLITPANAAAFAGLKGVEINGKNIFIRPENFKITKTAGKGLKGTVNKIDYFGSYYEVEVLLGTHPVIVDAGTCNVVKGDTVYVSLAKNGAWYF
- a CDS encoding ABC transporter permease produces the protein MIKSYFKMAWRSLAKNKIAAVINIGGLSVGLATSIIIMLVVMDELSFDKFNVNLKDICILMKHHALAGETSTGRTMPGPLAASLRSEIPELKYVVRTSQRSRELIGAGDKSLYQNGIYAEPDYFNMMTFPALEGDPVAALRDPGAVVLTESTAKRLFGTENAMGKMLLRNNVTSLKVGAVIRDIPQNSYTRFDMVLPFTLYERENNWLNKWDDNRIFTWIQMSPNANLAVLNEKLKKFFIEKQEEKNITLFAYPLADLRLHGRFRNGHENGGSIETVRILSFIGLFVLLIACINFMNLATARSERRAREVGVRKVMGASRRRLIFQFLSEAMLLSLVAMIIGFLLAWISLPAAMQLIGKTFSPSFFNWQVILLVVGMGLFTGLVAGSYPAFFLSNFQPVKVLKRLQSGGKGDSLLRKGLVTFQFIISIFLIIVTIVTIKQIHYVEQRPMGYDQENLVEIQADGDMRDKFDIVKNYLQEIPGVTSVSAGSDDLVSFGSGMNGLEWPGKTPDQDFGITVANVQYNWVKTVGFKLVEGRDFSPAYGADDSACLINQTAVKKMGLKAPIVGTRLGDRTVIGVLQDFVFNNPASAPQPMIVNLQKKDMSHFFVRIVNNGNWQECIARMEEVVKKNNPGFPFVFHFTKDEYQKSFEDFRAVGQMANVFGGMAIFISCLGLFGLSAFLAERRNKEVSIRKVFGASLGSLWFSLSKDFLKPVFIAFLFAAPLAGWVMQKMLLKMDYHIQLSWWMFVAGGVLAIVVAVLTISFHGMKTALANPVKSLRAE